The genome window TTTCTTCCCCAGTCCTCAACTCCCTTAGCTCCCGGGATGCTGGGCATGGCCCCAGCTATGGCTAAAAATACCTCCAGTTTGGCACCCCGCACAACCCTCTCTTCTGGCACCCCATTCCCATCTCTAGCGTTTTGGCCCCCTTTTTCCTCTGCCCCCCAGCCCTGTAATCAgagcccaccctctccctccccatccaaCTACAAGGTCCCATTCTGCAGACACATCTCAGCTGGATGTTAGAAAAGCCAGATGATTTGATGAATTCACACTGTGTTGTGAATGACTTATAACCATCCCtcaacacacacccacacacaccctccaccCTTCCCTGGGAATTGCAggcagcagggaagggaggctgcCCAGTTCTGATGACCTGTGCTCAGCAAAAGGGAGCAACTCCCCAAGAGTGGCATTGAGCTAGGGGTTAGCAAGTTCATTAGCAAGTGCATTCTGCTCTCCCCTGATCTCCCAACTCCTCCCTCTCACCTTAGAGATGCAGTCTTAAACATGGGTCCCACAGacttcatttttcagttttatctgaGCTCAAAGGTATGTTGTCACACACATTTATTGCTCCAACTTGTGGCAATCTCTCCCTGGCTACCAGAAAATCAGAGGAAACAGATTCTGTCCTGATTTTGGAGATTTGTGCTAAATAAACCCCCAGACTCAGTGATGTTACTAAACCTCTTCCTTCAAGACTGATTCAGTGCAATGTAATTCAAAAAGTGGATGTTGGGGGCGGGAGTGAAGTGGTCTAAAATAATTGGTTGGGGGATGACTGTAATGTTTCTCAGAGAATCTGGGctttttataattctctttggATTAACcttgagaaggaggaggagggaggacaaGAAAGATACTCAAGGGTGGGAAAGGAAGTGGATGGCTAACTTCCTGGACAAGAACACAGCCTTCAACTTGGTCTCAGTTTTGGGGTTTGAACAACTAAATTGGAGTGGAAGGATTGTTCCCCTGGCCCATTCCAGGAACTACTTAAAGGGGAGGGTTTTGTTCAGGGCAAATAGGTCCAGGTTGTGAGATGAtgtgaaggaaggaggagagagggagagaaagggagagatagGCACTCCTAAAGCAAGCTCAAGGCAAGGTGGTCTTCCTGAGACCAAGACAATAGTGCAGCAGTGATGAAGTGATGATctcagcttccagaaggaacctCAGCAAATATGCATCATTCCAGAGCAAGTGGTTTGTGTATTTAACTGTCCAGTCATTATGCAGGACCAGCTGGCATCAGAATTTACTTGGTTTTTATTGATGTTGTCGTCatattttgtttggttggttttttggaAGGGCAAGAGGGTTGGGGTTTTTggtctgttgctgctgctgctgtttctttgctttggtttggtttggtttggtatggggtttttttttggttttttgtttttgtttttttttttgctttgtgaaaaacaaaaaagcagttctaagagagacaTTTCAGaacaaagaggaagggagggagccaggTAGACCTCATAGGCTTCTCTTTACACCCCAACATCCCCAAGAGAATGAGGAGTCAGtaatgagagagggagagacaaggGTACCAATCAGATCAAGTGCTGACGTAAAAGCATTTCATCCAGGACACAGTACCCGGCTGGTGGGCTCCTCTGCCATGGTTTCCATTAAAGACTGCAGCAAATTCATCATCTCAACAGAAGAGAAAGAGTTGCATTTTTGTAActgaagaagagggaaggaaagaactgTCTTGGGATGCTTTTTATTTAGCACGGTGCTGGGCAcaaagtagacactcaataaatattaatcaaaGAATGAATTCATTTATGCAAGGATTACTTAACTCAGCAGGGAACAAAAGTAAAACCCTGCATAGacatttcctttgaaattttaggcacttttctatttgatttctttcattttcactttaaaaatgaaagcagacttgaatatttgatgatattcctgttccttcctcctttctttgcgTGTACTCCTTCTGAAACTGTTTTGGACATTTGTTCTTAGCATGACTCTGTTTTTCCTCCTTACTGCTCTGCCTGTCACTCTGCAGGAGCTAAAAGATAATAGGACTGGGAAGTGGCTACGGAGCTttctactgaaaaagaaaagaaatttaaaagactagTGAAAATAGAAGATTGTTAAGCAAAGCATATGACCCAAACCATGGCCACAGAGAATATTTTAGGAGGTGACTTGGCGATCAACATGTAAAGCACAAACCCAAGGCTCGCTTTCTTTAATATGGGACTTCTGGGTAGTGTGTAATatggatgaaaaaaatgtcaaactaAAAACCAGTATGCTTTTATTTCTGCAATTTCACTACTTTACAAGGTATCCTGATTACGATATCAGGAAATCTGTTGGCCATAATGGCTTATGATGCTACTGCTGGCATTTACGAAGCATTCATTAGATCATTTTACGTGAGCCACTTGGCAAAGTTTCAATATTTGGTTGTCGGGAATAAACCACAATTTCTTGTTaggttttcatttaattaaatttgttgcaacccccccaaaaaaaggcaCTAGAGAAGGGAGGACACTGGGGCCTTCAGGAGGAAAGTGCTGTCAGCTTGAATTAAACTGTCATCTCCTGTCACCTTAATGTTTGGTatgaaaactgttttgttttcttttttgctgggTTTGCACACAAAGGAATGCTACTCCTAATCGGCATAGACTCTCATTCTATATGTGAGGGAAACAACATGCTAAAGTCACTTCAAGAAGCCATTGTAGTCATCTAGAGACACGTGAGTTCCAACAGTGACCTCAGAATTCACTTCTCTCTCACAAGGATATTgtcctttgctttttattaatttttttcagttttattgaggtataattaacaaataaaattggaAGGGATTTAAAGTATTCAACGTGCTGATTTGACATATATTTACATTGTGAAGAAATTTCCCCCATAAGTTAATTAACACATACCTCACTTTACatgtttaccttttttctttttagtgagaacgtttaagttctactctcttagcttcttttttttttaatgctttaggaatggccttttgtttttaaaaaatggttatgtTTAAACTTTCAATAGGAAATAAGACGATTTGCCTTTTGCGTGTTTGTATGTTCTAGAACTCCTCATCAGACAGCTTCCTGTTTCCTGAGAGTCATTACCTGATCGGCTACCAGGATGAAAGTTTTCAAGCTGATAGGAGGGCTGGTCTTCCTCACCTCGGTGTTTTCGGCCTGTTCCGGACAAAATCCAATGACTGTACTGTGCTCCACAGACTGGTTCATGGTCACCGTACACCCCTTCATGTTGAACAACGATGTCTATGTACACTTTCATGAGCTACACTTGGGCCTGGGCTGCCCTGCCAACCATGTTCAGCCACATGCCTACCAGTTCACCTACCGCGTGACGGAATGTGGCATCCGGGCCAAGGCTGTCTCTCAGGACATGATTCTCTACAGCACCGAGATATACTATGCTTCCAAGCGTACCTCGTCTAAGTACGTGATCCCGGTGTCGTGCACTGCCCCCCAACGCTCCCCCTGGCTCACAATGCCCTGCTCCGGGGAAGGAGCCAGCGAGGGAGCTGTCACAACCCCGGACGGGGAGACATGCTATGAGGTGTTCACCTTGTCACAGTCCAGCCAGAGGTCCAACTGTGATTGTCCGCCTTGTGTCTTCAGTGAAGAAGGGCAGACCCAGGCCCCAGGTCACCAAGCAGAGGCTCAGGAGGCCCATCCCATGCAGTTGTCTTCCTCTGTTAATAGTTCTGAGAACTGGTCCCTTCACTTGGATGATCAGATTGCGTCCATGTGATCCCTAGGTTTGGGGTCTCCTGTAGATGCTCTTTCTAAAGTTGGGatataatatttacaaatatcaGACAAAGAAGTGCTTTTGTGGCCCTCTTATGTGTGCTTTTGAGAAAGAGCAGCCCGTGGTAATTTCATGAATAaagcttttttatatttttgtatccttttttttttccctttcttggcagcaccacagggcatgtgggatcttagttccctgaccagggattgaacccatgccccctgcagtggaagcacagagtcttaaccactggactgccagggaagtcctgtatcttttttaagagaaaaaataaaatcttgatgGCATAAAAATATCAGTTGGGTGTTTTTATCTCATAAACACATACATAGCTTTTACGATGGGCCAGACactcttctaagtgctttacaaacattAGTGCCTGGTCCCTTCCCTAGGATGAATTCTCTCTCCTTTAAGGTCCCTCAACTGAATCCCTCCGTCTACCCATATTCCTGAGACTCTACACCACTCAGCTTAGTACTTAGCCACATACCTTCTTAGTTTGATCTATCACTTTTCTGTGTCACTTTTTGTCCATGGAAGGCAGAGTTTGCACTAGTGATTTATAAACCACCAGcggaggggggggagtcaaggaagggaggaaatacagggatatgtgtataaaaacagatgattgaacttggtgtacccccaaaaaaataattaattaattaattaattaaaaaaaaaaaaccaccggCGGTTCTAGAAATCACTCAACTCACATCCCACCAACTGAGGCCGGGGCTAGATCTCATACTTAACCACAAACTGATAGTACTCTGAAAAGAGTTTTGTCCCCTGACTTATGTGATCAGAAAATTTTCACCCAAGTCTGGCTTCTCAAAGACTTGGAAGGGGAAGGTAAGTCAGTTTGTTTGACAAATATTCACCGGGCACTACTGTATTTTAGGCACTAAGGATATGGCAGTGAatagaaactgaagctcagagaaatcaaggtcacacagctagtaaacaaataaataagtacac of Hippopotamus amphibius kiboko isolate mHipAmp2 chromosome X, mHipAmp2.hap2, whole genome shotgun sequence contains these proteins:
- the PLAC1 gene encoding placenta-specific protein 1 — its product is MKVFKLIGGLVFLTSVFSACSGQNPMTVLCSTDWFMVTVHPFMLNNDVYVHFHELHLGLGCPANHVQPHAYQFTYRVTECGIRAKAVSQDMILYSTEIYYASKRTSSKYVIPVSCTAPQRSPWLTMPCSGEGASEGAVTTPDGETCYEVFTLSQSSQRSNCDCPPCVFSEEGQTQAPGHQAEAQEAHPMQLSSSVNSSENWSLHLDDQIASM